ccagtttaatgtcagtgctctgtgttggacagttgatgtgaaggtgtttgtgaattacctggaggcctctgtcctggtctcaaagaacttcttcattgtacgaagactctccgtgatcgtggactacgtctctgtgatcgcggacaatgtctctgagattatggacaaagtctctgcgatcattgacaatgtctctgaacgccggcaatgccgactaatcggggaccgagtcaccacgagtcatggacaatgtctctgatcgtgaacaatgtctccctcatcctcaacaatgtctctccgatcgtggaccatgtctttgcgatcgtggacgatgtctcagcgattgtggactacgtctctgtgatcgcggacaatgtctctgagattatggacaatatCTCTGCGACCATGggcaatgtctttgtgatcgtggacgatgtctcggagatcatagacggtgtctctgtgatcatcgacaatgcctctatgatcgcggtcatgccgtcgaatcgaggaaccacagtgtcactaccgactcttgcgcagagctctgcgaagcattggacaatgtctctgatcatggacaacgtctctctcgtctttgacaaggtctctgtgatcgtggacaatgtttctgatcgtggacaatgtctccctcatcctcaacaatgtctctccgatcatggaccatgtctctgcaattgtggacgatgttgtggacaaagtggtgacacctggaggaaatcaaagagaaacatatgaaagaaaatgatcaatacgcTACTACCGATTcctcaacagtttaaccatgaaaacacagataaacattcaccattacagctgaaccagaacatctgatggttttacatgccttagtataatgacatttttttgccttactctacaatgacatttttggacatttttgaccacatactatactgtggcatttttgatCTCTTATTATAACatggcatttttactttttctttttagattacaattacttctgctctgcttttatattacagaattacTGTTTCCActaatattacattacttttaccattacgtATAATTTTTCttgttacatattacttctaaatttactgttggcttttaatgttgtaaactacatctagtaacacattactttgactatcacatcttacttctgatattgctaattacttttacattacttctattaatacaaattacttaaacattacttttatttagcagattacttctatgATTATGCTTTGCTGATATACAGTATTGAATACAGAAGATAaccagtttaatgtcagtgctctgtgttggacagttgatgtgaaggtgtttgtgaattacctggaggcctctgtcctgttctcaaagaacttcttcattgtacgaagactctccgtgatcgtggactacgtctctgtgatcgcggacaatgtctctgagattatggacaaagtctctgcgatcattgacaatgtctctgaacgccggcaatgccgactaatcggggaccgagtcaccacgagtcatggacaatgtctctgatcgtgaacaatgtctccctcatcctcaacaatgtctctccgatcgtggaccatgtctttgcgatcgtggacgatgtctcagcgattgtggactacgtctctgtgatcgcggacaatgtctctgagattatggacaatatCTCTGCGACCATGggcaatgtctttgtgatcgtggacgatgtctcggagatcatagacggtgtctctgtgatcatcgacaatgcctctatgatcgcggtcatgccgtcgaatcgaggaaccacagtgtctctaccgattcttgcgcagagctctgcgaagcattggacaatgtctctgatcatggacaacgtctctctcgtctttgacaaggtctctgtgatcgtggacaatgtttctgatcgtggacaatgtctccctcatcctcaacaatgtctctccgatcatggaccatgtctctgcaattgtggacgatgttgtggacaaagtggtgacacctggaggaaatcaaagagaaacatatgaaagaaaatgatcaatacgcTACTACCGATTcctcaacagtttaaccatgaaaacacagataaacattcaCCATTACAGTTGGACCAGACCAGACCATCtaacaaaacttttttgtgcctatgacattttttcacatcttTATGCCCGTTTCAGAAAATggaacagttgactgtcatcacctcctgaagaaccagcGACAACAAATATCTGGGACAAAGTTACTAAATGAATCATTAATTATGTATCTATCAACTAATTcaacccaaccagtcaagtCAAATGGCTgtccaccctgagtctggttctgctcgaggtttctgcctgttaaaattaagtttttccttgccactgctgcctagtgctgctcatggtgggaattgctGGGTCACTCTCTGTGAATATCATAAAGAGTACAGTTTAGAcatgctctatatgaaaagtgccttgagataacttttgttgagATTTAgctctatataaataaaattgaaatgatCTGATTTAATCATTGAAGCAAATATGCAGTAATGGCCAAAAATATTGGTACCCTCCACTGAAGCACAATCACACTTTTTTCACACTATTTTCAGAGAGAGCATtatttaagataaaaaaaattcaaaacataattttcactttcaaagCTTAAATTTAGTTCTCTTTAGGTTTGATGTAGTTATTATGGAAGTCCAAATCTAATATCCCaatctgtatttaaaataacactgtaCTCAATAGTATcaaatcaccacaaacaaatttaaacACTTAAATACACAACATAGGATCAATGGATGACCATGGTCAGATACTaggcacagacacaaaaatacaaagagacacagtacagaggcaaaacaaagcaaagacgCAAATGTGCCACAACGAAACACAAACCTGAGACACACAGTAatgcaaaatgaacacaaagagacaaaaagctgACCATACAAAGATGCAAAACGATCACAACTTGATGCTAAACTGCCACGAATGGACTCAAAATGAACAAGATGGAAGACTACgttacagagagacacaggatGTCTGTAAAGCGACCGCAAATAAACAAACGACCGCCGACATTTCATCCGTCCACCTTATGTCTCGGCCATTTTAGCCGGAGAAACAACATAAACGCACTTTTACCAGCTCTTAGAGAGGACTGAGGGAGGACTTAAAAGCGCAGGCTAACGCTTGTTAGCTTACCTCCGCGCTGCAGGTTTGCCGGGCGTCCGGCTTCAATCGTGTTGgaaaaaacagctccaaaggTTGTTTGAAGACTCAGACTTGTTCTCCGTGCAAAAACACAAAGCGATAAAGTAACGATTCAAACGTTGGTTTTACTCCTTACTTTCAGTCGTTTTTCCGACATTGTTTGTCCGccggctctgctctgctctccccGCCGCCGGCCATATTCAATGACGCCATGCGTCGCCGTCAATGACGTAACACGTCAGCCAACATCGGTAGAgaaacgctgattggtcggctCATTGTGCTCCGCCTAGCAGCTGGTTCTGATTGGTCGAATTACCGGTATGTATATCGAAGAAACATTATAATAGAGACGTGATCATGATATGATCTTTATGATACATTGTTTAACTTTATCAATAACGATACCtttattttcactctttttataaatgtgtattttaagatatttttaacCCAGTTACAtcaagaaataaacacacacataataccGAGAATTCACAGTGGAGAAgaatttatttgcattttgtacCAAGAAACTTCTCACCGAAAGAgagaataagaaaaacaaaacaaaaataaatacctgAGAACAGAAGAACCAAATGTGAAGTGAAGTTACAAAAATAAGTCAGtgtatttaatttctttttacaAATCTGTAGACATAGCCACTTTCTTTTATgagaaaagatttaaaaaacactagTGTCACTGTGTAGTAATTATATTCCCAACAGCTGAAAtatgaaacttgtgatttatGCTCCTCTTTCCAAAAAGCAAAATACACCAACACGTGTAAACATACGAACATCTGAATATTAGCTTCATGTTTTTCTAACAGATGCCAAgcttcaaacaaaaaacatgcagaaGACTGTTAAACCAGAACGAGCCTCGTTTTCTACTGATCTGAATTTAACAACCCAGCCctgtcacaaaaaaagaagtaatTTCTTCCAAAATAAGAGCATAGAGAACATTAAACAGATGGTACAGAAAACCACATAGCATATAAACTGTGTTTctaacacaataaaatatttttgcttttttttccctcttccacACATCTCATATCCAAAATTAtttagacatttatttattttggatttCTGCCCGTTTTAACTGAATTTGGATAAAATACAATCAATGGACATTATTATAAAGTGTGAcatgagattttcttttttggtatTCTTTATTGATACTAATCTTATTCCTTAAATCTTATgaacagatactgtatgtgggAGGCACAGTAAGTTACATTAATACAGCAGCAAACCCCCTAAAAATACCTGCTCTAAAATCATTTCATAatctaaaattatttttttccccacaagcaattgcaaatacagaaaactcAATAATCTTTAAATcctaaaaacaacataaacacataaaaagagTTCAATATAaattaattgtttgtgtgtgtgattcaaaAACAGCTCCAATCGCAGCCAAAGTCCCCGGTTCTGCAGCTAAtccttgttttctgtcattacCCTGGAATACGTCGACAACCAGTGAGGAATATGTTCAAATACTGCAGAAGAATGTGGTACACGTTAAACTAAACACTTTTCTAACAGAGAAAATCCCTCCTTATGAAAGAGCGGTCAGCAAAGCTCCATTGGATATAAACAAAAGCTGATAGCCAGTGATTGTCTGAGTTGCGCTTTCTTTTCTGAAAGTTCAAAACGTAAGTGAAAGTGACATCCCAGTCTGAACAACATCAAACTGAAGTGTCCATCCAGAATTAAGGCTTGGTCGACACACTCCAAAACTACAACAGCAGATTCAAACCTGCATGGCACCTTAATCAAATCTCCATCATCTCATTACTGTCACCAGTTGGTTTCCCCTTCACTGTATCTGTCAGTATCTCTCAGCACAGAGCGCATgcaaatttattttcatgtaaaagaaaacaagaaaatcacGATTCTAGTGAGAAACAATGATGTCCGGCTTCTCTACAGTCACTTTTTATGATTTTTAGTAAAATTGGTTGgtgttttatttcctgcagGTCACCAGGAGAGTCCTTAATTTCCAAATAAATTCTTTAATTTCCAGGAAAGAACCATGTATTTTGGTGCTGATTATAGATACAGACAGACTTCACTTCCACTTAATTAATTCCAATCAGTTTCAAGTGTAACCACTGCTACACAGAGTGGGTGAGTTAAACAACATTGTCCACAGGGAAGCACACAATTCAACATCAGTAATAGTATTGATGATTAAATGCAGCTACTGGTCTCAAAAAGTGCCTCTATATAAACTACAGTCAGCACCAAATTCAAAGTTCTTTGTGGGGAATTTAGCACAAGAGAGCCAGAAGAGATCATCTGTGTAGAACCATACTTTCTTTTTTGGGAGATTTCACTGTCAGTGTAAAGATGTAGTTGGttttatgcttttaaaaaaataataaacatatataCAGACGTGTTTTGTGCTGAGTGAATGTGGAGTGTGAGGGTTCAGACTTTGGTGacactgtttgtttgctgctgcgGCTGCAGATCGTCGTCTTCGTCGTCAACGCTCAGGTCCAGCCTCAGGTTATCCAGAGTCTGACGAATCGTCAGAGTCTCCTTACGCCtgttagagagacagagagatgatgtTTGATTAGTTTTTGTCATGGAAACTATGTGACAATatgtgtgaaaaagagagagggagacaaatataaataaagagaCAGATCTCAGATCTCAGAACCTGGAGTGAACCAACCCTTCAACGACTCGTAACCACAGTCAAGCCTACAGGAGACGACTGCTTAACCCTCAAACTATAAAACACGCGTGTTTTATAGTTTGTATGGAGTTCGTACTTTGTCTGCAGATGTTGGTCGAGCAGCTGCCTCTGCAGCCGGCCGCTCGTCTCCCTCTCCTCGGCCAGCTCCCTCTGGGTGTGACGGTACTGCGCCTCCTTCCTGCTCGCCTCCTCCTCGGCCTCGTTCAGCTGACGCTTCAGAGAGCGGATCCTCTGCGTCATCTAGAAGATCACAGAGCTCCAGGTTAGTTCGGACAAAACGAGTCCGGCAACAGTTGAGGcgttaaaaaacaaactctgggCTCATTTCTTTTGTGTCCAAAAACAGAAAGCTAAAAAGGGAATACTGCAGAAAGAAATGGCCCTAAGATGCTCACAGGATAGTGATATATTCCTAATAAGGGAATCTACTAAGAATGTCTAAAAACGCAGCAAAGCACAGCAGccttgaaggaaaaaaataatatttaaaggGGAGGGATACAAGTCTTACATTGGCTGTTATTAAAAATGCTCAAagtgatttcattttgaaagaaaatcttcaaatgtgtaaatatgtaaatctATGACAATAAAGAACCAGAAAGAGCCAAAATCTAAACCTTTGAATTGAAGTTTTTACAGTAATACACACTTTTCTTCCGGCGGCtttattctatatttatattttagaaCCAATCAGTGAATTTGCTGCTGCTTCTAAAAATCCTTCATATTTCTGATTATCTGACTCATGATCATCAGCTCTGCAGCACTCTACTGCTCTCATGTGGGCAAAGTGTGTATCTACGCTTCTatctcagtgtgaatgtgtgtgtgtgtttctcaccaGGTCTTTTTGTTCGGTCGCTATCCTgtgctcctcctccatctgatCACTCAGCTCGTTGATCCTCCTCTCCAGTTTACTGATGGTGTTTGTCAGGACGGCTTTGTtcctgcacaaaacacacaaacaatcaacCGACAACGTCCTGTTCCCCTGCACTTTACATCACAGCTAACTTGTGATCAGAGAAGATGACTCTAAAAGGTCACATGACTGACCTCTCCTCGGTCCTCAGAGAGTTCTCCAGCTCTTTGACTCTGCTCTCTGCCCTGGAGATGACGTCCTCCTGAACCCTGGAGCTCTGAAGCTCGTCCACCTCCAGACGCAGCTCACGCAGCTGCACACACGGAAAGAGATGAAATTAGAGATGAAGTATTTTCAAACActtgtctctcttttccccACTTCCGCTGGTTTATTGTCTCCAAATGTCTCCATCTTTATCTTTAACATGAACCTGAAAAGTTCAGCACACGTCCAGACAGTTTGAATAAGACAGAAAGTGATTCAAAGATCCAACAGTGTTAAATTTAgcccagaagaagaagaagaagtaaaaactgctcatcacacacagacagtaccTGTCTCTCCATGACAGCCTTCTCAGTTTCCAGCTGGTCGTTCAGATCTTTCTCCTGAATCaacttcagctgcagctgctccgtctgagaggaaacacacaacacGTGTCAATAACCAACTAGAATGATTATTTATAGTGaactcatttcctgtttccGCTGTGTTCACCTGTTCGATGGCTCTCTTGTGTTTGGCAGCCCATCTCTGCTCGCTGTCGTGCAGCTCCTCCAGATCGCTCTCCAGGTCGATCATCTTCTCCTGAACGAGACAGAAAGCGTGATGAGTTCAGCttctgatctgaggtcagtcCTCAGGATGAGGATGGGGCAGATTATCTTCAGAAATAGGGACATGATGAATATTTGGGTTTATGGAATTAGCGCAGTGATCGCTAAACAGGATTTGCATAATTAATGCTCCATTAACCCCAAAGTCTGATGGTTTTCACGACTGATTAATTTAAGTGGACATCTCTGTCTGAGTCACGCATGCTATTTAAGGAAGAAACGTgcaggaaattaaaaaatataatccAATATATATCTTTTTCAGTCACTGTCAGCCAAGCTACAGGTCTGTAGTCCCTTACAGGCTGATACTAACAGGTAGTTTTGTGTTATTGCTGATTTatcaaaggaagaaaaggatTAGCATCTGAGCGTCACTGCCTGTGTGTTAACCCATCAGTACCTGAGCCTGTTTGAGTTGTTTGGCCAGGTCGTCTCTGGCCTGGTTCGTGCTCTGCAGCTCCATGTGGAGGTCGTCCACCGTCCTCTCCGCCTGCTTGCACTGCAGCTGtatcctctctctcagctggatCTCCTCCTCCAGAGTCTGCTCCTTGTCAATCAGTTTACCAgagacctgcacacacacacgtaacaACATACAGGGTTAAATATGTTGTGTTAAAGTGCGGCTGAGGCTCCGTCTAAACGTGTCTGACAGCGTCTGACCTCTCCCTGCAGTCTGCTGACGAGGTTCTGCAGCCTCTGCAGTTCCTGGTCCTTCTCCAGCAGAGACTCCTCCAGCTCGTCCACCCTGTGCTGGGCGTCTTCACGCAGCTTCTGCTGCAGGTTCATCTCTGCTGAGGCCTGTGTGGATGCCTGCAGGGCCTCGGCCAGCTGGAAACACACGGGTTGTTACATATTtgtatgtacacacacctgCTTTTATCTATGCATCCAGGCCAGTGAACATCTGGGGTAAAGTTTGCAAtcataaatgaatatttaattagGTGTCAGATTTTGCAGTAGTCAGGATTTTAACTCAAGTAATTCtcaactttgtgtttgttttttctctgatttcgTTCTTCTGCAGGTGATTTCAGGGgaaacctgtaaaataaaagccAGACGTCTGAAGACAGAGTGTCTGTACCTCTGTCTCCAGtctgatgatggtgctgttgAGCTCAGACGTCCTCTTGTCTTTGGTGTCTTTGTCgacctccagctcctccagctgtcTCTCTGCCAGCCACAGCTTCTCAGCCAGAGCCTGAGCGTGCTGCGTCTGCCTCTCCAGGTtctcctgaaaacacacaacacagttcAGAGCTCTGGAGATTCCCACGATCACCTGAACGCaccaacaaatgacaaataattcTGTGTACGTACGTCAGCGTCCTGGAGCTTGTTTTTGAGCGACTGCTGGAGGAAGTTGAAGGCGTACTCCTGAGTGTTGGCCTCCACCATCATGTCCCGGGCCTCCTTCACCTCAATCTGCACAAGACAAGAGTCATCGTTCATACGTACAGTTACAGCTACAGCATCATtctgtctatccatccattcatccatccttcacacctccatctctctgtatctctctcccATGGACTGgtgctctctctccatctccagcatctgctccctcatcctcttcatctcATTGTTGAGCTGAGTGTTGGTCCTCAGCAGGTCCTCGTTGTTCACCAAAAGACCTCGCATCTCAAAcctgcagagggagggaggaagggagggagagagggagtcagACTGCAGTGGGTCAACACTAGctatggaaagaaagaaagaaaggaaaaaaagaaagagaaggaaacaagaaaaagatgagagaaagaaaaaagaatgaaagagaaaaaagagaaagaaagaatgaggaaaatagagaaagacagaggaaagaaaaagaaagaaagaaagaaaaagagagagaaagaaggaaagaaaaaagtgaaagaaagagaaagagaaagaaagaatgaaagagaaaaaagaaagacagaaggaaagaaagaaaaagagaaagaacgagaggcagaatgaaagagaaagagaaagagagaaaaagagaaagagaaagaaaaactgacagaaaagaaagaaagaaagaaagacagagacagacctgaTCTGgttcctctccttctccatctctaCACTCTCTGCCTCCAGGAACTGGTTACGctgaagacaaaacacacatcatccaAAATATTAGATTCATATTATATTAAACTAACATTACTAGAATATAAAATCAGCTCAAATCACAGCTGCTGTATGTGTCTACTAAAATCTACTTTAAAATCCTCCATCATCAGGAatcacactgtcacagcagAGCATCAGCCTGATAAAGACCGACCTTCTGGCAGGCGTCCAGCTGTTTGGTCAGCTCCTCGATGTAGTCTTTTCTGTTAGGCGCCCCCAGAGTGGCAGAGCGCATGCTGTAGTGGGTGGGCACCACCTGctgtaaatatacacacacataccgtGAACATGAAAGCACTTTATAAAGTGTGGAAGTGCCGgtgggagagtgtgtgttatCTGTCTGCAGACGTacggtgtgtgtgttgttgaccTCGGCCCTCCTCTTCACCAGAGTGTCGTAGGCGGAGAACCGGGGCGGGGGAGGTGAGGGTGGGCGTGGGGATGCCCACTGGACTGGTGCTGCGACTGTTGAAGCTGTACAGGTTCATCTCCGAGGTGGAGGGAGACAGTCCACCCTGAACCTGGAGGGGAGGAGAATCTGTGATCGTCAGTGTAAACTCCACATTTATCTGACTGGTTTACCATGTTTATATGACATTAAGATTATTTCTAACAGTATAaagaactaaaacaaacaaaatcatttatACAAGTTGAagttttaaagttaaagttctGCAGAAAGATCTTCTCTGTGACTGATTTTACCACATTAGCTGCTCAAGGTGGAGCTCGTTTTAATAGATTTATTAACAGTTAGCAGCTATAAATCTTAagggttgtgagatgattaatcaaagtggaaaaaaatgttcaaataaacacatttattttcatttgttggtCTTTTCTCTTGTGAAATATTGGACAATTTGACTTCTAAACTTCTAACAGTTACTTAAATTAAAACATCTAATGGGAAATGTCAgaagaaatcagagaaaaaaagacaaaaatgtttgaactactgctttaatctttaataatgttttgtattttactatgttttttatgtaaaacCTTAATCttaaaagaaggaaagaaagtaTATGTGgtggaataaaaagtaaaatatttgtaGTAATGTCTTAGAAGTATAAAGTACCATAAGATGAAA
Above is a genomic segment from Lates calcarifer isolate ASB-BC8 unplaced genomic scaffold, TLL_Latcal_v3 _unitig_1623_quiver_2515, whole genome shotgun sequence containing:
- the LOC108889722 gene encoding cingulin-like protein 1, whose protein sequence is MRSATLGAPNRKDYIEELTKQLDACQKRNQFLEAESVEMEKERNQIRFEMRGLLVNNEDLLRTNTQLNNEMKRMREQMLEMEREHQSMGERYREMEIEVKEARDMMVEANTQEYAFNFLQQSLKNKLQDADENLERQTQHAQALAEKLWLAERQLEELEVDKDTKDKRTSELNSTIIRLETELAEALQASTQASAEMNLQQKLREDAQHRVDELEESLLEKDQELQRLQNLVSRLQGEVSGKLIDKEQTLEEEIQLRERIQLQCKQAERTVDDLHMELQSTNQARDDLAKQLKQAQEKMIDLESDLEELHDSEQRWAAKHKRAIEQTEQLQLKLIQEKDLNDQLETEKAVMERQLRELRLEVDELQSSRVQEDVISRAESRVKELENSLRTEERNKAVLTNTISKLERRINELSDQMEEEHRIATEQKDLMTQRIRSLKRQLNEAEEEASRKEAQYRHTQRELAEERETSGRLQRQLLDQHLQTKRKETLTIRQTLDNLRLDLSVDDEDDDLQPQQQTNSVTKV